Below is a genomic region from Nilaparvata lugens isolate BPH chromosome 3, ASM1435652v1, whole genome shotgun sequence.
ttcatattttaaatcgcttcatttgggtcactcgttgtttagtcgaatatagtatttaatagtattaaatACTCTGGCAAGTTCACTTCtgggtcactcgttgtttagtcgaatatagtatttaatagtatttaatACACTGGCAAGTCTCAAACAAAAGGAGACATGTCGAGATGCCTTCCGTCATCTCGGCATCATGACGGTGACCAACATCTACAATATCATGGAAGTCATCACCCATGTTAGCCGACTAAATCTCCAAAGAGGCACAGATGTTCATAAATACGTCACTCGGCAGGCAGACAACTATGTACTCCCAAGGCACAGGACTGCAATCTTCGAAGAGAAACCTTCATACGTGGGCAGAAAACTGTGGAATCATCTACCGGAGAAGATAAAGAGGCTGGATTGTGTGACATTGAAAAAAAGACTTAGTGAGTTTCTCAAAGGAAGGCCCATGTACGAACTATGTGAATTTCTTGAAACAGGAGACAGACTGGcagtgaacaaaaatataattgtgaatacaaacaattcaaatatatttaattatatatatattttttttattcttgacaacaattgccattcttgaagaatatgtaataaagaattttgactattgactattattcaggtatatagctatcacataaatctctctTAGCAGCGACTACATAAACGCTTAACATAGGTTGCTGGGGaacgataataataagaatgtgatgaataatctatcctgttctaggcgagcaatatttctgtatcacagatatccaaaaacttcaacactaaaatgtgaatatctttgaaacggtggtttgatacattgatgagcgatttccaccattcattgtctcttgaaattctttatttgaatcttgtattaaacCTTTCTAAAGAAAATGTTTAATCCTATGTGGCGGAACGAAGATGGCAGACCTAAATTATGAAGCTACctacagaattttttttaatttgaataggaatcccagtggagcccactgtcaaattatcttgGGAAAAGGAACATCAaactgttttcctattaatattacgctgtaggcctacgtgaatccatagaacttcataggtttctccgtatgggtagatgattcagaatcaaaattcaaagtttgtcaaattaataataccaacgacatagcaactgccatcacaatttgtatcattaatattacgcgtatgctactgaaagataatagtcaggcagacactcaggagcaagttattttgtctCATGTAGTACTTTCAGTGTGCTTTCCAGTTGATTGGCATGATATGTATCAACTTTGTCTAGTAAAGAAGTGTTCGCgttcattatcatgaaatttatcttgaTTGAGTACTTGAACATGTTATTGGTATATGGAGAGTGTGGATTCAATTCAAGAGAGGCAGAGAGAATATGCAGGAGACGTTTTCCTGACCGAAAACACCCATCTCATAACGCGTTTGGAAGATTGACAGATGTCAAGATGGTAAGGGTCTAGGATCGGTTTCAAGGTACGAGAGGCCCATATTAATTTCTGAAGCTTTTGAGAATCTTATTCTAAAGTATTTCGAGCAGAATCCTCGATCCACATCGGTGGGCAGCTGGGATGTTGGATGTTTCAAGAATATCGAAGGAGAATAACTTTCGACCATTCCATGATACCCAgttcaagagttgaatgaaCCTGATACTGTTTCAAGGATGCAGTTTTGCCGTTGGATCTCAGCACAAGAGTGTGTTTCACACAAAGTAGAAGATTCtactcttctcttcttctctgtgGTTTCAAACATTTAATTGACAGATCACAGATAAAAGTACGTTCACAAGAACTGGTGCTGTAAATTTCCACAATACACATACATGGACCTTTCATTTTCCCTGCAAGAATGAATGGTGAAGTTTATATGGACTTTCTGGTCAATGAGCTTCACGAATCGATGGAAGACGTGCCTCTCAATTTGAGGCTGAGTATGTGGCTCCAGTTGGATGGCTGCCTCCCTCATTATGCTAGAAACGTCCGTGGGTGGCTTGAAAACAATTATGCTGGGCGGAAGATTGGCCGAGGTGGACCCGTAAGTTGGCCACCACGCTCACCTGATCTTACTCCAATAGACTTCTACTTTCAGGGGGTTGTGAAAAGTAGAGTTTACAGAGAACCTGTAGAGACCAGGGAGGAACTGATTCTCAGAATTCGATTATTGACGTAATGAAGACGCGGCCCAACGAAGTGAGACGGGCAACTCCAAGCTTGATGAAACGCAGTAGAAGTTGCATAAACAGAAATGCAACaggctattttgaattcctCTGAGCAGTGAGCATTATTATGTAACTTGATTACCATCTGAATGATCGCCATCAGTTTTTTTAATTCCGTCATTCatctaatttgaattattattctatgaataaatttttttggatCTTGTAAAATTGTATGGTTAATATTACTACAATATTGCCATATTAGTATTACTACAATATTACCATATTAGTATGATTAGGCTATGTACTAGAGAAAATAATGCAACAATCAGGTAATTTCACCCTTTTAGGATCACCACctgatgcatgctgtttgtgaatttcctcttTTTGAAGatgttcattccagatattagccagttttgaacactttaccATGGAACTCAacttttcgaatttatactcattcggaATCTTAtaaaatggagaagtttttgaaatattgaaaccactataattacccgggaaaaaatcggtttgaaatttgactttgaatttgaataatagcattttttcaagtttaagccccAATAAAAAcctacaaaatatctaacaacagataaaattacattgatcttgtttgaaatatttttctctttccaacaatacccttgaaattgaaattcgaccagtagttttcgagttattgagtatttaatgaccggaagtaggcatattctgaaaatatcgaaaaatctatatatatcgaaaactaaggtcgataggagaaaCTTTCacagaacattttttgtcagaaatgtcgagtagaatatatggtcaacggctgttacaaccttggtgggacaccctgtatatgttGTATCCAAATAGAAATAGTATAGAACACTGTTCCAGCTAATAGCAACTGTCTGTAAGCAGAATTGCTATCAAGCAGACACCCTGAGGCCGGGAGAGGACCGGCCTGAGGCCCGACCTGAGGCCCGGCCTGAGGACTTAGAGGAGAACATAATGGAACGGCGTTTGTATCAATCTGTGCAGTAGTTGGTGTTGGTGATGGTGATGGTGCTGCCTGCAAGGACAATCATTCCTACATAACTCTTCCAAATTGTACTGACATACATTCTATGAGATTATTTGAtcacataatttattgaaactcATGATTTATAACtttaatgaatttatatatttgatagcttcAACCAGTTCACTATTTCTTCCTGAAATCATGAATGAAGAACTTTCAGGTCATGAATGTATTTCTCATATGATCTTCTACTTTCCACTGCGTTGGCATGAATAAGTCAATTGGAATCTAGGATTAAATCACTGGAACATTATCACTACATGAATTATAATGTGAACAGTGAACTAATTGATGCTTCACTTTTATTCATCTTAGTCTCAGATACTGAGATTACAACAAGATTGTCAGCAAAGACTCTTTGTTCAGCCGACCACGCAAAAAAACTTATAATTGACTAATTTTAAGTAGGATGTATTTATTCGTGGAATATTCAAAGCTGTCAATGACTTTCTTCCATGTCAAATATCATAATGTACTATAGTAATACAGTATAATCAGATATTTAAATCTCCTCTGTTGACTACAGACTACAGTCTAGAGAATGTAGGCTACTTTAGAATGACAGAACCGATTTGAATTTAGATGTTGAGGGAATCGAATTCACCAGTCGAATTTATTCGAGTTTTCATCCAATGATGGTACTGTAggataatttcaatattattcttgagaaaaatatattagtcTATCTATATTGGGCATTTCCTGGGAAAAGAGAATAGCGTATGATTCGTTAATAAAGACTTGTTGGAGCTTTCTGTATTATATTAGTCTCTATCTCTCTAAATGAACTTAATGAAGGTTCAAAGAAATCAGTTGCGTGTTATTGAGAGCAATTTATTACAAGCAGATGTCCTCCGGagattatttagaaaaaataatttggtaTGGAAAATTCTCCAAAATTAAACGTATTTACTGGATGAGGTAGCAGAgtaattgttataattaattaaaatcacTATCAGTTTGAATATTACTTCTCTGAAGAAGCAACACAATATTGGCTCGTGCTTGAaggataaaattacaagattgAAGAAGACATATATTAGAAACCAGAGTATTATTATGGATAGTTATCGAACATAACTATATGGTTATAATCCAATTACAGGGTTTATATCCTGCGTCCTTGAGGTTTCTATCGAGACatgtttgtttgttgtcttgGTTGACAGTTCATTCCAAATCCTTGCATTGGAAGCATCATGAGCGAAGTACTTGTTACGAGTTTGTTGTTCATGCTGTTAGCATGCAGTGAGTTGGGATCAGGACAACAGCAGCAGAATGTCGACAACATTGAGATGTCCATCTACGACAAGATGTTCGAGAATATGGATGTCAATTCGCTGCTCAAAAATCATCGACTAGTCGATTCCTACCTGAAATGTTTCCTAAATGAGGGAAGCTGCACTCATATCGGGCATGAAGTCAAAAGTAAGTACAGTTGATTTAggcaaattttcattttctaatagAGCAAGACTGAGAACCCCTTATTTTCAATCGAAGCAATATATTATCTAATGCTACGTTATCATGTCATATCAATGCTACGTATATTATCTAAATCAACGTTAACATGGTCAACATTTATAACAATCATCATTCATTCTATACAGAAGTCACCAACGATTCTTGTAACTCGAGATTTATCATAAAACTCTTCgtatattattcagttcatagccttcattgaatatttttgtctcccgtattttatttgaatagaagATCAAGCGTCCATTTAACCATTCCTCATTTGCTTGCGTTCTGGGGAATTATCCTCAACTTTtcttatattattgattgagtAAGGAAATCATCAAATGTTGACATCATTCAGAAAATCAcgtaattatcaatttaaatcaatattcaattttaactttgaattaaattatCACTTAAGACCCATTGCAAATGGATATGTCACATATCACAccaatattgaatgtttaaggaaacagttgatctatataagcactaaaataataaaccttattccggacCACTTCCTCATGGACTCTAAgattaatagaaaaaataaactagATATAAAAACGTGGACctagagtaatttttctttcaaatcgACATATGAGGAgtctcgagatttctgctctaactactgtttgcaaggcCTTTTCTTTTAGATACATTTGTTGAGAGTGGATTCGCTTACATTTTCCCtcatatttttctctcttttttccggcattttctccttctttccttTTCCACTCCTCTTCACACTtaattccttacttttataccctctacctgcctgttacatgggaaaccatagttggctaggtattttcaTCCTCTTTTCTATTCACCATACCCCACCATGAAGCATGTTTTTGTTCTTTATTAGAAACTTATTTTTCATTGTGATTTTTTGgattttgatttcttttttgtattttgtgttgaattgattaaaattgttgattgattgatattatcGTTATACTCAGAGAGAAGTATACcattatattgatcaaattttgaatcaggtcatcaatattgaaaagtggttatttagaatatttattctttattactcaCACTTATCATTATTCTGAGCTCATCTTGAACTCCGTTCACATGCACTCTGCAGTTTTTCAACAGAGTTTTATCATGTTGGGGTTTATGTTCCATCATGAAAACCATATCCTGTGTTCTCAAAAAGGAATGAGCGACGCTATAACACACATTAGGAAGGTCAGGATTGTAAGTAGTATTAGTATATAATTAGCGAAAACACCGCCATTAACTACACAATAATTACTTGAAGCACAAAGCGTTAAACCTTCCCAAGTTGATTGTGCGTTCAGTTTGCTTCTGAAGTTGCAAAGTGTTCGGAGGAGGAAGACGCATTGAGGCATGGTTATCCAGACGAAACAACAACAATACTATAAGAGCTGGATAAAATTAACCTCAAAGTTTCTCGTTGAAGAATTCTCGCCCGTCTATTTACAGTGCTCCAGCGGCATTTACTTTCAATCAGcttgacttgaaatttgcaaTTCAAAGTTGGATGGGTAAACAGTGTACTTTTGATTCAGGTTGTCATAAGAGACGAATTACATAAACGAGAACTTGTAACGCAGCATTTATTCGAATGGATGGAGAATATTTATCTGAAGCCAACTGTTATTTACTCGCTTAGAATAACCAGTAAAAGTAGCAAACTTCATTTAGAAGGGAAGAAAGTTGAAgaagaattttaatattatgatcTCTGAATGATACAGCAGCCATTCTTCCCCTGATGGCGAAAGTCTAACCATTCTATGACTCCCAGAATATTAATTTTCCCCCATTTTGATAATCCGCTCGCTTCCGTCGCGAGAACAGTTGAAAACTTTTATCTCAAGTTTTGTTGAAACTTTCTTGTCTTCGGAGGATAAAATGAAGCATACAGTACCAGTTGAACAGGATGTGTCCAGCTAAAAGTCTACCCAAGTTCACTTGTCATCTTGACAGAGTACAATACAAACGCTTTCAAAAACATGGAATTCTTTTGATGAGCGATAAGTGAACTATCAGCATGGAATAATGAGATCCGCATGATTCTTCCTTCGATGACTATTAACACATcaacaaaatttatcataattttacATAGTTAGAATCCTTAGTTGGATTGATTATGGAATGGATTGACTGTCGACGATAAATAATTGACATTTAATACAGGTATATCAATGATTGTTTACCAATATAAAACATTATAGAAATACTTTCTTATTGAAGTATGTATTCATATGTCacacaataaatattcattctataaaaaatatggaatattattaatttgatcaatatCTAATCCTCTGTTATTTTCCAAGGAAACATTCGATGCATGATTCAACTTATCAATGAGATGTAATGATCTAGCAGTTTATGAAAGTGAACTTATTGCAAGTGATTTATGATGGCACTAATAATGATCAACAACAGATTCCAACTTCTTGCTCTGGGTGTTTAGAACATGATAAGTTAGGACTAGAATCGTTCGCAAACTTTATAATAACTACAAAACAAGCCTTGTTTAAAATACGCTCTTGATCGAAGCTCTAGATCAAAATAATCATAGATCGATTTTTCAGTCTATCTCAATCGTCCTTTctcatgaaaattcataaaaGTATTCAGCAGTAAACTAGAATGCTATACTTATCTATGATGAGTTGATTGTTTGTGCACCTCAATGAACAGTACAGGTGCCGTAAAGAACGGTCTCTGAGGTAGAAATTGTTAGTAAATTTGATGTGGAAGGGTAGGATGATGAGCAAAAGCAGCTGTCAAAAGCTGTAAGCAAGAAGGGCTCTCCTAGCATCCTCTGCTGAGTGCTGCGCTAAGGATGAGACGCACTCGAATACGGCGACTGAGAAAAGGGAAATCTTGGCTTGAGAGACCTTAGTAAATGCCCCGCGGCACCGCGGTGTGTAACCTCAGGTCAAACCTCTCCTTTCAGCAAACGGGATAAAATCTCATCGACAATGACGGTCTTTGTCAGAGCTTTTGAAGCATAAATGTCTTTGTCCGCGTagtgatttgaatatttcatcatatcatCTCCGAGGACATGCTCAATTTTTCATATGGTGAATCTCAAATGAGAGTTTCTTTTTCAGATTCCTCAAATTCAGGTAGAGCAGAATTCATGGATAAGTGCAAAGTGGGTTCAACTGGGCAAAAAAGCCATGTTGTGGTGACTTATGTATTTCTTTATGCGGTTGAAACAATGCCGCCTTCTGTCAAAACGTTTTACTACAAAAACCATTACAAAAACTGGAGGGAACAGTTGGCGTCTCGAGCGTTCATCTACGAAtgttcatcattattattagtcgGCTCATGACTATTGAAGGGTTGCTCCAGTACAAAAACTTTGATCTTAGATCTGGGTCTGAGTCACCAAAACACTGAATCTCTTCTCTTCTTGATAATATACTTCTCGTAGTTCAGATTTTGATAATATACTTCTTTGTTCTAGTTATCGGATTTCTCAGCTAAACGTAGGCAGAAAAACGAAGAATGATCGATAATGTATTGGTGTATTTTGAGAAAACCCcaaagtttcaattattttgagaGATTTCAACTTATCAATCAATGAGAGAAGATAATCTTGTGGGTTCATGGACATCATAATCTTGCGATCATGAATCTTGCGGCTCCTGTAGTCAATTTAGTTTTCATATCAACGACAGATTTCTTATTACACTGTCATTGCTCCTTAAGGTGAACGCACACAGTAACAAGCAGACGTATGCAGACAgactgagaaaaaattaaacgTCTTCATTTAGATGTGAGCAGGCAAATGCAGACAAACAGATGTCTGTGTGCACTGCAAAATTCAAACACCTAGGGTTGGATTTTTCATTCGTCTGTCAGCGTTCACAGAAATTATAACTTTGCCACGCAAGtataaaaacattataaaaatcCAATCCCAACAAAACATTATTTCATCCAGAATCACATTATACAGAATGGTTATCATGTTTTGAACAAACAGCCTTCAATTTTATATCCCACTTTCTAGAccatttaatatataatattagttATCTTTGGTAATTCAGCAAAGCAGATTGATATTGATGTACTCGTAGTTGATTGGAAAATACGtcaatttcttctattttcaattatgaaatatgTTCTAATgtatataaataatttcattttttaactcCATGTTTATGCACACTACTTTTTGTTTTCACAGTGATGATACCGGAAGTGATCAAGTCGAGATGCGGAACTTGTGGAGAGAATCAGATGAGAGCTCTGAAAGCCGGACTACGGTTGTTCATTGTACTGAGACCTGACGACTGGCAGCGCTTTTTGGATGTGTATGATCCCGATCGAAAGGAGTGGCCCCACATCAAAGCGTTCATGGATTCTGATGACTAATAGAATCACACATTCTCTCAATCATACACAATTCTCATTTATTTTCTGGATAAGAACTACAATCTCAAATAACTTTACCCAGTGCTTTTTATCATAGCAGAAATATATTGATGTCTCAGTAGatcacaataatttgatgaaGACTGATTCTACTCTGTCAAACTTGCCTCtctgttttaataaatttggcTGATTTACTATATCCGTGAATTTATTGTTGTAATTAGAGAGAGAAGAATTCTAGTGTAAGAGAATCATAGAACCGAAATAGATGTGGAATAATAGAAAAACTTCTAGAACACGGAATAGAACGCATtaagtttaaaaaatatgtgTTTCTCTTCAGAAGCAACATACTGCTTCGAGTTATGGACTGGATCATTTTTACTCCATTTTATGTAGTTCAGTACTTCACTTGGCGAAATGTATCGTATGAAAACCATATCTGGCTCTGAATTATAGCTCATGGGAAGCTCATTAGTATTTCTTTCAATGAAGATGAGTGTAGTTATATatgcatttttactttccttgacctattaccataggtaatgtgaataaaaatgaagataccccaatttctatatttctatacgtttcaaggtcccctgagtccaaaaaagtggtttttgggtattggtctgtatgtgtttgtgtgtgtgtgtgtgtatgagtgtatgtgtgtctgtgtacacgatatctcatctaccaattaacggaatgacttgaaatttgtaacttaaggtccttacaatataaggatctgacaagaacaatttcgatcaaatgcaattcaagatggcggctaaaatggaaaaaatgttgtcaaaaacagggtttttcgcgattttctcaaaaacggctccaacgatttcaatcaaattcataccaaaaatagtcattgataagctctatcaactgctacaagtctcatatttgtaaaaatttcagaagctccgccccatctatgcaaagtttgattttagattcctaataattatcaggcttcagatacaatttaaacaaaaaatttcgagtggaaaagactaagcatgaaaatctctacaattaatgctcagtaatattttcacctaaaatttaaaataagcttgaaattcgagaaattgtgattatccaattgcaaactgttggcaactgttgattctattaaatgattcactatgaagagattgcagacctcgtatgtctccagcgttattgtcctgtcaccagctggctcagatctttgtttataagtagacttgagatgcgcgttaacactagcgtcaggtgatcaattttcataacggcaaggaaagttgtgtgagtgcgccacaccagatttttacactTGTATCTAGGGAATGAGGAATATAGTCATTTTAACTACAAATCAGGCAGGAATCTACAATGGAATTTGTTATTGGAAGATTCAAATAATTGTAAATCAAAAAATAGATAGTATGTGCATCTACGAATCACTGTCCTCAAATATCGAGCAATAATCACTTTTGCATGATTCAAATTGGAATTATCAATCTATAGGATATGATCGAATAAATTTACGTGATAACGTGAACTTTGTTCTAACACTTGGATTCTTGCAACTAGTAAGTGTGAGCCAAATCGAGTCTACCCTTCcagtatcaaaatattatcaatgagTTCGAATCAACCCTGTTGAAAGAACACTTCAGTTGATTTCTCATTGCAATCACGTTCCTGTCAACTGTCAACAGGGCCAAACTCACGTCTGATGAACGATTTTGTCTGTTTGCCGGAGATATTCGAGAGCCGATTGTAATTCAGCTAGTAATGCATGCACTGTGCCAATCTACATACCACCTGCTGGTCTCAGCTGGAATTTGAAAGTCTAGAATAAAGAACCCGCTCCAATTGCAACCTGTCGCCAATATGTTAATTCGGGTTTATCGTTCTGCGTTCGTTCGATTCTGCTCGACATCTTAAATTACTTGCTATAGAGTTTACACAGGTAGGTGGAATTGGAGGGTCGAATTCGATTTATGCAAACGAGTCCACAATTAATGTCAGTGCTCTGAGACAAGATCCGAAATCGCAATACATGGTCAAGACTTCAATCACATTTGCATTTACATCTGCGGAAATGCCCTTTAAGGGTTCAGTCTACACgaaacaaaatcattagtaCAGAGGAAAACATGCTTTGGTAATACAGTGGAATGAAGAGTAATTTATCATGTCTTGAGGCCTATGCAatcgattaataattattaagcgATTCTTCGATAGGTGTGGGGGTTGTTGGgattcaattgaatataatatatacattcCAGGGTGCAGTAATTGGGTGAGTTGCATAGAAGATCTTATCAAATCTTGATCTCAACAAACCTGAATGAAATCCAATTGACTATGCAGAAATTCGATTCAGATACTCTACTGTACTTAACTGAATACTAATTCATTCACTGTTTCACCAATTCTGTTTATCCATGGGTTCTATCAGTAGTTGGGCTATAGTACGGATTTTAGTGGCATGAATCAGCCTACTAAGGGTGCACAATATGCATAGTCATCCTAATGGCGTTCATATCATAATATTCCCAaagtattgattgaattttcaattcatctgactatattatt
It encodes:
- the LOC111054653 gene encoding ejaculatory bulb-specific protein 3; translated protein: MSEVLVTSLLFMLLACSELGSGQQQQNVDNIEMSIYDKMFENMDVNSLLKNHRLVDSYLKCFLNEGSCTHIGHEVKMMIPEVIKSRCGTCGENQMRALKAGLRLFIVLRPDDWQRFLDVYDPDRKEWPHIKAFMDSDD